Proteins encoded in a region of the Sphingopyxis sp. OAS728 genome:
- a CDS encoding DMT family transporter encodes MRVRDFFLLFAVCLVWAFNNVLSKIIVTDWAIPPLFYVTLRFSVVAVLMLPWLLPMPRPAWRIVAIALLLGGGSFALLFVGLRTTSPSAAAIILQLGVPFTVLLSILLLGERIHWRRGLGIALTLAGVVIVSWRPDGVMLSSGLWLVAASAFAGAAGAVLMKQVVGVKPFRFQAWVGLISATVLGLLSFALEDGQWAAAGHIGWPFVGAILFTALIVSIGAHSIYYHLIGHYEANLIAPLTLMTPLGTIALGVLITHDRFDLRMGIGGALALLGVLIVALRRKPATELLVEREIR; translated from the coding sequence GTGCGTGTCCGGGATTTCTTTTTGCTCTTCGCGGTGTGCCTGGTCTGGGCGTTCAACAATGTGCTCAGCAAGATCATCGTCACCGACTGGGCGATCCCGCCGCTCTTCTATGTGACCCTTCGCTTCAGCGTCGTCGCGGTCCTGATGTTGCCCTGGCTATTACCGATGCCGCGTCCGGCCTGGCGGATCGTCGCGATCGCCCTGCTGCTCGGCGGCGGCAGCTTTGCGCTTCTGTTCGTCGGCCTGCGGACCACCTCGCCTTCCGCCGCGGCGATCATTCTCCAGCTCGGCGTGCCCTTCACCGTGCTTCTGTCGATCCTCCTACTCGGTGAACGTATCCACTGGCGCCGCGGGCTCGGGATCGCGCTGACGCTGGCCGGGGTAGTAATCGTGTCTTGGCGGCCCGACGGGGTGATGCTTTCTTCCGGACTTTGGCTGGTGGCCGCCAGTGCTTTCGCCGGGGCTGCAGGTGCAGTGCTGATGAAGCAGGTCGTCGGGGTGAAGCCCTTTCGCTTTCAGGCATGGGTCGGGCTGATATCGGCCACCGTCCTTGGTCTGCTGTCATTCGCGTTGGAGGATGGGCAGTGGGCGGCAGCCGGACATATCGGATGGCCCTTCGTTGGAGCGATATTGTTCACCGCGCTCATCGTCTCGATCGGGGCGCACTCGATCTATTATCATCTGATCGGCCATTACGAAGCCAATTTGATTGCGCCGCTGACCTTGATGACTCCGCTCGGCACGATCGCGTTGGGCGTGCTCATCACCCACGATCGTTTCGATCTGCGCATGGGGATCGGCGGAGCCTTGGCTCTGCTTGGCGTGCTGATCGTGGCCCTGCGCCGAAAGCCGGCTACAGAATTGCTCGTCGAGCGTGAGATACGCTGA
- a CDS encoding nucleotidyltransferase and HEPN domain-containing protein, producing the protein MRTDLDHLPANKQRELERVKAIIFEEFADSIALATMNWKKKGRIDKIILYGSYARGGWVDEPHTAKGYRSDFDLLIIVSDKRLTDKVDYWLKVEDRLNRELAIDKTLHTPVNFIVHTMSEVNDGLAHGRYFFMDVAKDGIALYEFDDKELHTPKPKTPEQALAMAREYFDEWFPNSMKRFESARFLMEKGYTKQAAFDLHQTTEGLYHGVLLVCTFYTPHVHNLGFLRTQAERIDMRLVDAWPRELKADRARFAKLKEAYVKARYSKHYRITEDELLWLAGRVEELGRAVHAICSERIAELEEAAQAAD; encoded by the coding sequence ATGCGAACCGATCTCGATCATCTCCCGGCGAACAAGCAGCGCGAACTCGAGCGCGTGAAGGCGATCATCTTCGAGGAATTCGCCGACAGCATCGCGCTGGCGACGATGAACTGGAAGAAAAAGGGCCGGATCGACAAGATCATCCTCTACGGCAGCTACGCGCGCGGTGGCTGGGTCGACGAGCCGCACACCGCCAAGGGCTATCGCTCGGACTTCGATCTGCTGATCATCGTGAGTGACAAAAGGCTGACCGACAAGGTCGATTACTGGCTGAAGGTCGAGGACCGGCTGAACCGCGAGCTCGCGATCGACAAGACCTTGCACACCCCGGTGAACTTCATCGTCCACACCATGTCGGAGGTGAACGACGGGCTCGCGCATGGCCGCTACTTCTTCATGGATGTCGCGAAAGATGGCATCGCCCTCTACGAATTCGACGACAAGGAATTGCACACCCCGAAGCCGAAGACGCCCGAGCAGGCGCTGGCGATGGCGCGCGAATATTTCGACGAGTGGTTTCCAAATTCCATGAAGCGTTTCGAGAGTGCCCGTTTCCTGATGGAAAAGGGATACACGAAGCAGGCTGCGTTTGATCTCCATCAAACCACAGAGGGTCTTTATCATGGCGTGCTGCTGGTCTGCACTTTCTACACGCCCCATGTTCACAATCTCGGATTTCTGCGCACCCAAGCAGAACGGATCGATATGCGTCTTGTCGATGCATGGCCGCGCGAACTGAAGGCCGATCGTGCGCGCTTCGCGAAACTGAAGGAAGCCTATGTGAAGGCGCGCTACTCCAAGCATTATCGCATCACCGAGGATGAGCTTCTGTGGTTGGCGGGCCGGGTTGAGGAACTGGGCCGCGCCGTGCATGCGATCTGTTCGGAGCGAATAGCTGAACTGGAAGAAGCCGCGCAGGCCGCGGACTAG
- a CDS encoding toprim domain-containing protein, protein MDSISDIARRLADNAESVCRRYLPRGRREGRYWLVGNIHGAPGRSLYVRLSASVEGGGRVGKWTDAESGEHGDLLDIIAASCGHRSMHDTLAEARRFLSLPMPCHDGEASSTRRASKAPSGSPEAARRLWAASRRLAGSIADRYLSTRAIVGAPGEPALRSHPRCYYRASAGDAPGVRRAWPALIAAVTDEKDAVTGVHRTWLDPAGGKAPVANPRRAMGQLLGNGVRFGASGPVMIAGEGLETILSLRQIAPSLPMIAGLSAAHLAAIRFPGVLRRLYVARDDDAAGEAAVKTLSERAGAAGIELVPLHSVRDDFNTDLCALGRADVRTRLAAQLAECDRGHLQSE, encoded by the coding sequence ATGGACAGCATCTCCGATATCGCCCGACGTCTCGCCGACAATGCCGAGTCCGTCTGCCGCCGTTATTTGCCGCGGGGGCGCCGCGAAGGGCGCTACTGGCTTGTCGGCAATATCCATGGCGCGCCGGGGCGCAGTCTCTACGTCCGTTTGAGCGCCTCGGTCGAGGGGGGCGGACGGGTCGGAAAATGGACTGATGCCGAAAGCGGCGAGCATGGCGACCTGCTCGACATCATTGCCGCCAGCTGCGGCCACCGATCGATGCACGACACGCTGGCCGAAGCCCGCCGCTTCCTGAGCCTGCCGATGCCATGTCATGATGGGGAGGCCTCGTCGACGCGGCGGGCGAGCAAGGCGCCTTCGGGGTCGCCTGAGGCGGCACGCCGTCTCTGGGCGGCTTCCCGTCGATTGGCGGGGAGTATCGCCGACCGATATCTTTCAACCCGTGCGATCGTTGGCGCGCCTGGCGAACCGGCGCTCCGCTCTCATCCGCGCTGCTATTATCGCGCATCCGCCGGTGACGCGCCCGGCGTTCGGCGCGCCTGGCCGGCACTCATCGCAGCCGTCACCGATGAGAAGGATGCTGTCACCGGCGTCCATCGCACCTGGCTCGACCCCGCCGGCGGCAAGGCACCGGTCGCCAATCCGCGCCGCGCGATGGGACAGTTGCTCGGCAACGGTGTGCGCTTTGGCGCGTCCGGTCCCGTCATGATCGCAGGCGAAGGGCTCGAAACCATCCTGTCGCTCCGCCAAATCGCGCCCTCGCTGCCGATGATCGCGGGCCTCTCGGCCGCGCATCTTGCCGCGATCCGTTTCCCTGGGGTTCTTCGCCGCCTTTATGTCGCACGCGACGACGATGCGGCCGGTGAGGCTGCGGTCAAGACGCTGTCAGAGCGGGCGGGGGCGGCAGGGATCGAGCTCGTCCCGCTCCACTCCGTTCGCGACGATTTCAACACGGACCTCTGCGCCCTCGGGCGCGCGGATGTGCGTACGCGCCTCGCGGCCCAACTTGCCGAATGCGACCGCGGGCACTTGCAGTCCGAATAG
- a CDS encoding DUF2493 domain-containing protein, whose translation MTDAFDHPEPGPPTEPGASAILLQEMQLYGHRPYDDEPDGRPLPDDRLAGGAVADIFDALAGCLQDTRIEPDLEDLLWSVVNIFHRAGERVERELDRNEAAQKQLQREQDGSEIRSVELERAIAEGITMIERRDTMEFFRECAAEQFRMHARKAWVPHSGSRVRHKTMTAAMIDSRDFMNRRLREKASALIPEGTRIAFSGGPSCNDHRHIWSALDKVHARHGDMVLMHGATPTGAERAAACWADARGVPQVAFRPDWNRHKKAAPFKRNERMIDAMPAGLVVFSGTGIQDNLVDKARAFGIPVWDFRVPG comes from the coding sequence ATGACCGACGCCTTCGACCATCCCGAACCCGGCCCGCCGACCGAGCCTGGCGCCAGCGCAATCCTCCTTCAGGAAATGCAGCTCTACGGTCACCGGCCCTATGACGACGAACCCGACGGACGGCCGCTCCCCGACGACCGGCTCGCCGGCGGCGCCGTGGCAGATATCTTTGATGCGCTCGCCGGATGCCTGCAGGACACGCGGATCGAACCCGATCTCGAGGATCTGCTCTGGAGCGTCGTCAATATCTTCCACCGCGCCGGCGAACGCGTCGAGCGCGAGCTCGATCGCAACGAGGCGGCGCAAAAGCAGCTTCAGCGCGAGCAAGACGGCAGCGAGATCCGCTCGGTCGAACTCGAGCGCGCCATCGCCGAAGGCATCACGATGATCGAGCGCCGCGACACGATGGAATTTTTCCGCGAATGCGCCGCCGAACAATTTCGGATGCATGCCCGCAAGGCGTGGGTCCCGCACAGCGGCTCGCGTGTCCGCCACAAAACGATGACCGCCGCGATGATCGACAGCCGCGATTTCATGAACCGCCGGCTCCGCGAAAAGGCATCCGCGCTGATCCCCGAAGGCACGCGCATCGCTTTCAGCGGCGGGCCGTCCTGCAACGACCATCGGCATATCTGGTCGGCACTCGACAAGGTCCATGCGCGCCACGGCGACATGGTGCTCATGCACGGCGCTACCCCGACGGGGGCCGAGCGCGCTGCGGCCTGCTGGGCCGATGCCCGCGGCGTGCCGCAGGTGGCTTTCCGCCCCGACTGGAACCGCCACAAGAAAGCCGCACCCTTCAAGCGCAACGAGCGGATGATCGATGCGATGCCGGCGGGCCTCGTCGTCTTCTCGGGCACCGGTATCCAGGACAATCTCGTCGACAAGGCGCGCGCATTCGGCATTCCGGTCTGGGATTTCCGGGTACCGGGCTGA